In the genome of Calothrix sp. PCC 6303, the window CAGATGTCTCAATAAATTGATAAACACGGACAGCATAAACTCCTTTACGAGGGAGAAATTTATCTGAAGGTAGTTGCAGGTTAGCGGTAGGAAAATCGATAGTTCTGCCGATTTGTTTTCCCTGGATGACTGTACCAATGAGGGTGTAAGAATAACCAAGCAGTCGATTTGCCCTTTGAATGTCGCCGAGTTCGAGGAGTTGGCGGATCACCGAGGTGCTGATGCGGGTATCTTCTGCGGGGATGGTGCTATCGTAGGTTTGGAGAGGGGATACGGTGACAGGGATATTGTACTTGGATGCGATCGCTTGTAGATCCAAAGCCGTACCACTACGTTGAGAACCGAAGCAAAAATCCTCACCAACGCTAATCTGGGTGGCTTGAAGTTGATTAATGAGAATTTTTTCAACAAATTCTTGAGGACTAAGGGCGCATAATTCCCGATCAAAAGGGAGGAGGATTAATTGTTCAACTCCAAGCGATCGCAGTTTCTGCACTTTTTCGTCAAGGGGTGTGAGTAATGCGCGGGGTGTACCGCTAAAAAATTCCTGCGGATGTGGGTTGAAGGTGACGACTGTGGAGTGACTTTCTGTTCCTTCCACTCCAGATGCTTTGATAATCGGTTGGATAACCTGCTGATGACCTCGATGGACACCATCAAATTTACCAAGGGCGATCGCATTCGGTGTTAAAGCCAGTTCAGTCGAAGATGTAACCCACACAGAACACCCGTTTTGAGACAGATTTAGCACGTCGATTTGGGGATTTGAGGTTTATTGAGCTAAGTCAATAGTCAGATAGTTCATAGTCAAAAGCGTAATTTTTATTTGCCGACCCTTGACTTTGACCCAAAAACTTTTACAGCTCTCAATCTCCAATCTAATCTAAAATTCCCAACTGCTTCTATTCTCAAGCTTTGAAATAGTGCTAGTTAACAGAAATTTCTCTTGATAGTGGGGCTGAAACTTCTACAGGTATCACCATTCCTTCCTTTGCCATCATTGCACCTGAGAATTTTTCTTTTGCTTGTCTACCGACATTATCTAAAAAATCATCATCATGGGCTGGATCATGATGAAATATGACTAAATTTTTAACGTTGGCAGCTTGGGCAATTTTCACTGCTTCTTGCCAGGTTGAGTGTCCCCAGCCAATTTTTGGGGAATTGGGGGAATGGTACTCTTCATCGGTATAGGTGGAATCGTAAATTAAAACATCGGCATTTCGCGCTAACCAAAGAACATTTTCGTCCATTCTGTCAGCGTAATGCTCTGTATCGGTAATATATGTAGCAGCACCACCTCGCCAGTTGACACGGTAGCCCACAGCTTCCCCAGGATGGTTAAGGGGTGCTGTCTCCACGACAATATCATCGATTTTGATGGATTCTCCTGGAGTTACATCACAAAAATCCAAATCTGCTTGCATAATTTGCAAAGGAACAGGAAAATTTGGGTGTAACATTTGGTCATTCAGACGCTGTTCCACGGTTGATCCGTCAGGTGCGATCGCACCATAGATAAAGAAGTGATTCCCTTTTACAAATCCTGGCGAGAAAAAGGGAAAACCCTGCATATGATCCCAGTGGGAATGGGTAAAAAATATATGAGCTGATGCTGGCATTTTTTTGAGCATCGATTGTCCCAAAACATGGAGTCCTGTACCACCATCGAAAACTAAATGGTTGCCGCCCACTTGCATCTCAACGCAAGGGGTATTTCCACCGTAACGTACAGTGTTTGAACCCGGACAGGGGATACTGCCGCGAACTCCCCAAAAATTTACATTGAACTGGTTTTCTATCCTAAACATGCGTCTTGACTAGCAAAGATTAAGCGGGCGAACAATACAATTTTTTAGAAGTATATTTACTTCAATTCAGACGGAATCACAGATAATCGTGTTTGTGAGAAAAACTTCACATCATTTGCAATATTTCTCACAAATCAAGCCTAAGTAACTGGTGGTACAAAAGGCAAGGGTGTAAGCTCATTATTGCCTCTTTGTCGATTTAGTGCGAATGCTGGAAAAATAATGAAACAATGTTAACAACTTCTCCTAAATTTATAACTTAGTTTTTTTGATGCCCCTACTCTAGAAGATACTACCCAGAGATTTATCTCAAATTAATATCTATCTTCAGAATAACTACAGTTAGTGATATATGCTACAAGGAACGATTCACACTTACAGTATTACCAACTTCTGGGAGTAAGTTAAAAATCTTAATTCCCTTTGGTGATTAAAAATCCAAACTACTTAATTGACTCAAACCTTTGGAGTAGGTCAAATTATATTGTAACGGCGTAATACTGATATAGTTGTCTCGAATTGCATGTACATCAATTGGCACATTCTTTGGTAATTCCAACGTTTCTGGTGGTTCCACATCTTCTAGCACCTCTCCAGTAAGCCAGTAATAAGTTTTACCACGAGGATCGATCCGTTTGTTAAACACATCAACATAACGCCGTACCCCTTGACGTGTAAGCTTCACTCCGCAAATTTCCTCAGATCCTACGGGCGGAATATTCACATTCAATAACATCAAATCAGTTAGGGGTTTTTCGGTTAATTTTGCCACTAAGGTTTGAGCAAAATTTGCAGCAGGTTGAAATTCTGTCACAGTGTGACTAGCCAAACTGAAAGCAATTGCGGGAATACCTTCAATTACCCCTTCCATTGCTGCGGATACAGTACCAGAATAAAGAATTTCTGTACCCAGATTAGCACCATGATTAATTCCTGAAAGCACCAAATCAGGAGGTGTATCCAATAATGCCCACAGCGCCAGCTTGACACAATCTGAGGGTGTACCGTCACAAGCCCAAGCTTTAATTTGGGGATGGAAAATTGATTCCACAATTTCCGCCCGAATTGGTTGGTGTAAAGTTAATCCATGTCCCGTAGCTGAACGCTCTCTATCTGGACAAACCACGGTAACTTCGTGACCTGCCTGTGCTAAAGTGTTGGCAAGGGTGCGGATACCCAAGGCAAAAACCCCATCATCGTTACTAATTAGTAGTTTCATCGGTGAGTTAAGTTTAAGTTAAGTAAGATAAAAGTGCGGAATTTATCAACAGTCTGTATACAACAGCTTGTAACTAAATTGACTACAACAGTATCGCCTAAATAGTCATAACATAAAGCCCAATACCTTCTATCTGCCTAAATTAACGTCAAAATACTCACAAAAATACTGTTCACTGTTCCCTGTTCCCCATTGTCAGAAATTAACCAAGAGCATTTAAACTGGAAAACATAGTAAACAGTCAGGAAAATCACTGTTGCTGTAGTAGTTTTGAATATTAATTGATAATCAACAAGCATGAGCAACAGTCTTAGTAATCTTGAGGCTCAACTAGAAGCACTGCGTCATGATGGAGAAAATGCCATCGCCGAAGCGGATTCGCTGGAACGTTTGGAAGAATTACGCTTAAGTTACCTGGGTAAAAAGGGTCAACTTTCTGTAATTTTAGGAATGATGGGCAAACTCCCGCCAGAAGAGAAGCCGAAAATTGGAGCGATCGCTAATACAGTCAAAGAGGCTATTCAAACTAGTCTCGAACGCCAACGCACCAGTTTAGAATCGGTCAAAATCCGCGCCCAGCTAGAGGCAGAAACCCTAGATGTGTCTATGCCTGGTGTTTTTCGTCCTCAAGGTCGTGTTCACCCCCTCAATGGCATTGTTGACCGCGCATTAGACATATTTGTCGGGCTAGGATACACAGTAGCTCAAGGTCCAGAAATGGAAAGTGACTATTATAACTTTGAAGCACTAAATACACCCCCAGATCACCCAGCACGGGATATGCAGGATACTTTCTATCTCAGTGATGGAAATCTCCTGCGGACTCACACTTCCTCGGTACAAATTCGTTACATGGAAGCGGATGAACCCCCGGTACGGGTTGTTGCTCCCGGTCGCGTTTATCGTCGTGATACTGTTGATGCTACCCACTCAGCTGTATTCCATCAAATTGAGCTTTTAGCTATTGATGAGGGATTGACTTTTACCGACCTCAAAGGGACGATTAAGGTATTTTTACAGGAAATGTTTGGCGATTTGCCAATTCGTTTTCGCGCTAGTTATTTTCCCTTTACTGAACCTTCCGCAGAAGTCGATTTACAATGGAATGGGCGCTGGTTGGAAGTGATGGGTTGTGGAATGGTTGACCCCAACGTATTAAAAAATGTGGGTTACGATCCTGAAGTTTACACTGGTTTTGCTGCGGGTTTCGGTGTAGAACGTTTTGCCATGGTACTGCATCAAATTGATGATATTCGTCGGTTATATAGTAGCGATTTGCGGTTTTTACAGCAGATTTAGTTATTATTTGGATAGATTTTCGGGAAATAACGTTCATAAATAAAACCCGAAACGTTGTAGAGACGCGATATATCGCGTCTCTCTTTTTATTTTATTTTATTTTATTTGTTAATTATTTTTGAACCATGAGCAAATAGTATTTTAGGTTATTTAGCGCCGACAGCGATCGCAATGTCCACAAAACCCACCTAATTCCTTCTCAAAACCAAAAGCACTCAGCAAAAATTGCCAGCGGCAAGTTTTAGTATAAAAATATTTACGCATTTTTTTAGCTGAATGTTCCTGAATATTTTCCGGCTTTCTTCCACCTTGAATCATCACATAATTAAAAGGATCAACCCATTTCAACAACCCATCCCGGTGTAGTAATGAAAGACTATTTGCACTATTGGGGAACTGTTTCATCACTGCGGTAATTTCCCCTTTTTTAGGTAATTTTTTCGCCAATTGTTCCGCTTCTCGCTGCTGTTGATATATCTGATTACTAAAAAATTCCTGTCTTTGTTTATCTCCCGAATCCAACCATCCAGTCGGTTCACTCACTAACATTAATAAATCTGCTGATTTTCCATCCCTACCAGCACGTCCAATTTCTTGAACATATTCTGATAGTAATGACGGCGGATGAAAATGTACTACCCAGCGAACATCAGGTTTATTAATACCCATTCCAAAGGCATTTGTACATACCACAAATTGTAGTGTTCCATTCAACCATTTACTCTCAATTTTTCGACGTTCCTCAGCATCTAAACCTGCATGATAAGGACTGACATTTAATCCTTTTTCCGATAACCAGATAGCTAAATTATCGCTATCGCTTCTTGTTCGCACATAAACTAATCCAGATTGATTTTTTTGACTTTGAATAAACTTGATTAACTTATGTTTTCTTGCTTGAGGTGTCCAAATTACTTGGACACGGGGATTCAAATTAGGACGATATAAATTTAAACTAAAAATTTCTGGCTGTTGCAATTCTAATACTTCTTGAATCACCTTTTGAGCCGCAGGCTCGGCAGTGGCAGTAAAAGCCGCAACGCTAATTTTTGTTCCTACTGGCTTGGTTGCAAGTAAAGCTTTACGGACTGCTCCTAATCTGCGGTATGCCGAACGAAAACTATCGCCCCACTGCACCAAACAATGAGCTTCATCTAGGATAATAGCGTTAATAATTAGCTGCGGTTGGATTAACTTTTCCCAAACAGGTGGACTTAGTAAAGTTTCCGGTGATAAGTATAGTAATCTCAGCTTTTGTTGTTCTAATTTCTGTAAAACTTCTCGTCTTTGTGGCGAAGTTAATTGACTATGTAAAAGTGCGGCAGGTAATTTTTTCTCACGCAATTCCTGCACTTGATTTTCCATCAACGCAACCAATGGGGAAACCACCAGCGTCAATCCAGTTTGGAGTAAAGCTGGCAGCTGAAAACAAATCGATTTTCCTCCACCAGTTGGCATGAGTACCAGTGCATCTTTTCGTGCTAATAAGCAACGAATAATTTCTCCTTGAGGTGAACGAAAATCTTCATAACCCCAAATATTTTGAAACTCTGCGCGAACTTGATGCCAAGACGGAGATGAAACTCGATTCATTTTTTTAAAAGTAGATGCTCCCGTCTCCTTGCACTTTTATCTGACGGTAAATATAAGTCTAGTTCTTTTTTCCACAACTAACGTCAGTGATATTCCTGGTTATTTATGAATTCTGGGTAAGTTCCGGTATTCCTGAAAATTAAGTATTTGCCGATAGCTATAGATAGTTTTGATCAAATCTTTTTGTTTATTATTCAGCTTATAAAAAACCTAAATCCATATATATCATCATCTATTTTGAGTAAAAATTCAGAGATGATTGTTAAATCGAGTTTATGGTTTTTGAGCATATTAGCAAGTCGCAAATCTTTGATACAGATGATACAGTTTTCTTTAATTAAACGAGTCGAGAGTTTGTGCAGAAAATCGTCTCTTAAATTGCTAATGCTTCCATAGATACCAGCCAGCTTGTTCTTCGCTTTGACTCGAATACTATCCCTTCATCTGCTTCACCAAATGGACGATTTCCGGCAATATCAGCTTTTCCATCGCTAAACTGACGGCATTGCTAGAACCAGGAAGGGAAAAAATTAGTTTTTGACGGTAAATCCCAGCTGTTGCACGAGATGCGATCGCGCGGGAAGCAATTTCTTGATAACTTAGAAATCTGAAGAGTTCACCAAAACCGGGTAAGGTTTTTTCTAAGAGTTGCTCAATTACATCATAGGTGGTATCTCTGGGGGCAATACCTGTGCCACCATTGAGGATGATGACATCAATACCTGGATGCTGGGAAAGTTGCTGAATCTGACTTTTAATTTGCGCTGGTTCATCTGGCAAAATCATGTAAGCCATAATTTTATGGCTATCACGACTGAGGTATTCTTGAATTAATTTACCGCTTTTATCTGTTTCTGTTGTGCGTGTATCGCTGATGGTAATTGCCCCACAGTTGAGGCTGATTGTTGAGGTATCTGGGTGAGGAAGATGTTCCATATGCGGGGAGTTAGGAATGAAATTCCTAACCCATAACTTAGAAGTATGTTGACTACGTTTACTATTGGTCTAAGTCTAAACCATTCTGTTCGGCATAGCGCTCCATAAAACGCATAAAACGATCCCATTCTTCAACAGACTTCATGATATGTAATGCTTCAAGAGCGTCAGCCTTCCCATTCACAAATTTGCCCTTAACCTCGCGGGTGACAATTTCACCCTCCTCATCAATCATGTACATCCCGGTAATTTCTTCGGTACTGGTAGCATCTAATGCTCTAGGATTTTGAAAAAAGAACGTAGCTGTGCCACTTTCACCAGAACGCGATCGCGTTAAGCGGACATCGGGAATAACTTCTTCTGTAATACCTTTGGAAAATTGAATCTCAGCCATGACGCGCAAATTTAAAGTTTTATGATCTTTAACTTAATATTTTCTCATCATTTGACACCTACTCAATACCCATGGATGAGTGTTTTAGAAAAGGATACATTTTCAATATTGCACAACCAGTTAGTATTTGTGATATTTTTGTTTAGTTGCGAGCCAAAAACTACATAATTGATCACAGTCGTAATAATGAACCGAAATGCTGGTACAGTTCCGCGAGATAAATCCCTTCGATGTCTGGATTTGGCTAAGATTTAGTAACGTTCCTTCACAACGGGAAAAACAGTTCGTTGAGGAAGCTTTTGACTCTTGGTTTTACCTGGGTAAGTTGGGTGCTTTTAATGCCGAAAACTTGCAGGTACAGGATACAGGGCTAGAACTTAGTTACATGGACTATTATCAACAAGGGTATCAGCAGAGTCTCAAAGCTTTGATGCATAATATGGGAAGATTTGAGTATGAGGGAGAATGGGCTAGATGCTGGTTTGACCTTGGAACCTCGGATGCGATCGCGCTTGACGTTTTAATCAATGCTTTAACCCAATTAAGTCAAGAATACGTCACCATCGAAGAATTAATTATTGGTGGTGAAAACTCAGATTGGTCAATTGAAGATAGCGACAGCCGTCCAGAATCCATATACGATAATTACGACAATTAAAACTCCTCCATCACGAAAAGTACAGTTTTGTCATTGCGTAGACATGCAGCAGTTTTCCGGAGGATGGTAAATCCCCAAGTTTAAGTAGGTTGTGGGAAGTGAGTAGGGAATAGTGAGTAGTGAGTAGTTTTAAGGGTTTAAGGTAAATTTATACTCTGCTACATAGCGGAAACTTTTTTGGAGGCGGAAGCCGCCAAAAATAGTTTTTAAGAAGTTGTGTTTATTTCTAACCATCTACTTAGCTACACCTACCCACACGAGAAGACTTTTTGAGAAAATCCTAACTAATAATTAATTATCAAATGCATAAAGAAGGCGAAATTCGGGTTGTAGTTTTAGGAATAATCCGTGATGGAGATAGAATTTTTGTCTCCAAAGGATACGATCCAGTTAAAGAAACCACCTTTTATCGTGCCATGGGTGGCGGTGTAGACTTTGGTGAAACTAGCTTAATAGCTTTAGAGCGGGAATTTCAAGAAGAAATTCAAGCAGAGTTAAAAAATATTCGCTATATCGGCTGTTTAGAAAATATCTTTACCTTCAATGGTAAACCTGGACATGAGATTTTTCAGGTATACGAATGCGATTTTGTTGACCCTAAATTCTACGAACTGGAAACAATCAATTTTTCCGAAGGTAAACGCCAGAAAACCGCAGTTTGGGTAAATATAAACAGCTTTAAATCTGGAGAATACAGATTAGTTCCAGAACAATTTATTAATTACCTAGGACTTGCTGAATAACTATAAAACATTTATTTATCAACACTTTCGCTATTTTTTATCCGGGGAAAATGCAAGTAAATAAGGTTTTGAGGTTTAAAAAACTTGCATTCAGATTTATTTTAGTAAAAAAATGGAAAAAATAAGGGTATGTTCTTTGTTAAGAGTTCCCTAGGGAGCATCTCACTTTCGTAAAAACACTATTTATTAGCCTGCGTAGGCAGGCTTTGTACCTGTAGCCCCAGACTTCAGTCTGTTCGCGCAGCACGGGCTTGGCTTATCACTTCAAATACCCACGTTTCCAAAGATAAAAAGGACTAATAAAACTGTTAACAAATAGCTCCAGTTCACAAGCTGCAACCAACTCACTTTTGACCTGCCAGCGATATTTAATCAGATGTAAAATCACTCTTTTGAGATCATTCACCATATAAGCAAGAGATAAAAATGGTCTCATCCAAGGTTTAATTCTTGCCATTCGAGTTACGTAGCGACTTAAACCAATCCCTCGGAAAAAAGGAATTAAATAATCTCTTTGTAAACGCCATTGAGGAATTTGGTGATAAATTTCCATCTCAGGGTTATACCAGATTTCCCAACCTGCTTTTTGAATATAAGCAAGCATTTCTAAATCTTCCCCAGCTAGCATATTACCACCTACTCTACCAATTAAAATTTGTGTTTCTGGAACACTCTCCAACCAAGCCTGTTGACGTATAACTAAACCAGCCGAAGGAGGTAAAAGATTAGCCTTAGGATCATATAATAGCGGCATATCTCCACGTTCAGTAATTGCTAAAAATGGAGTAATTCGTTGAAAATTATCAGGGGGATTAACTTCCCAATTTGGGTGTATTTGACTAGCAAAAGCCCCCGCTTGGGGATATTTTTCCCCAAAAATATAAGCATTAGCAACCCAATTAGATTCTGGGTAATTATCATCATCCAGAAACCCAATAAATTTGCCTTTTGCTTGTGCAACAGCCAACTTACGAGCATGGGCTGCACCTTGCTTAGTTTCTAGTAAATATTTGAGTTGATAAGGAAATTGCCAATTTTCTTGATAGGATTTGACCAATTTAGCAGTATTATCAGTACTGTTATTATCAACAATAATTATTTCCCAAGTTAAATTTTCAGTATTAATTTGATTTTTTAGTCTTTCTAATAGTTCTGGCAAGCGTTTCTCGCCGTTGTAAGTTGGCACAGCGACGGTGAAATCAATATTCATTATTTTTAAATGGATAAAGTCGATCTTACAGATCAATTTTGAATCTTAATACTAGGTTTTATGTTCAGTATTATGACTGATCTTTTTGAACTAGTTGGTTGTGGAAATTAACTATTGCACGCTGAGTCCTTTGCTGTTCGCATTCCACCCAAAAGCGTTTGGACAATTACACAGCGTTTAGTTGTACCAGGGGTAGTAGAATTTGGAGTATCGGGAATAGCAACAACAATCCGTAAACCTGGTGGATCATCAGAACCAGTTGGTGCTGTTCCTAGATTTGCCTCAGATAAAAGACCTAAATAATCAAAGGTAATTTTTCTTGCTGTTGCTAGGCTATTAGATGTTGTAACAAGACCAGCAGTATTATTAGCTGTCATGTTTGTTCGTAATAAAAATTTTCTAGATTTTACCCCAACTTCCCCTCCCAGAGGTTTCCATGCAGTAATATCTGTGGCAGCATAATCAGTATTATCAGGTTTTTTAGTTGGCATAATACTATACTCTGCATTCCCACTACTTTCACGAAACCAAACGCTATAGCTACGCTTAGTTTTTTTTGCTTCTCGTTGTGCTTCCTGTATTCCTCCAAAAACCTCATCATTCACTTTATTTATTCTTTGTCTATCTGTGAAAGCTAGCCAACTAGGTGCCGCAATAGCTGAGAGAATACCAATGATTAATACCGTGACTAGTACCTCTAATAAAGTGAATCCACCAGATGATTGAGAATCAAGTTTAATTGAACCTTTGTTTTTTAAGAAGTATTTTTTATTAGAATAAAATAACTTATTTATGTGGTAATTTTGTAAATTAATTAATAACATTTGATTTACCATATTTTTCCAGATTACTCAGCACCCAAAAAGCCACGACCTTTTATTTTAATACTTGCTTTAGGAAAATATTCAGAATTCTCAGAATTATATTTAGCACCGGATTCAAATCTCGCTTTTGCATTACCTCTAATAAATACTCTTGCTACATATTTACTAGAGTTAACGCAAGCATAAAAACTCCCAGTTTGTAAAGCTGCGGGTGTTGAAGTATAGCGAGGAACTTGTTGCTCATCGCTAGCGCAAGTTGGTGCTATTCCTGTTCCTCCATCAGCAATAGTAGTCTGATCTACAAAATCTATCAGAGTAGGTCTTGTTCCTCTAGTTTCATAAGGATCTGAATGTTTTACCCAAGTACCTAATTTCTTCTTTAAATCACCTTCTAAAGATAAATTGAAGGGCATAAAACCAGAACTAGGGGCTAGAAGGTACCTGACAGTTTGTGTACTTGTATTAATTGTTTCAGAACGAGTAATCGTACCACTTAAATCTCGTATACCATCTCTGATTTCCCATCGCTCAATTCTCGCAGTCGTGGAATTCCAAGTAGCACTATTATCTTTTACTAAATAGTATGCGACTAAAGAATAAAGCATGTAATCTTGCTCATTGCACACACTAGCAGAAAGTGTCACCAAACAACCAGCTCGCTTGTTTTGGGTTCCAACTGTCACATTTTGATCTTTACCTAAAAAGTAACGCTTCCAAAAAACAAGTACAGGGACTTTTGTTGTTTCAGTTGGAGTAGGTAGCTGGTTAAGTATTCCCCTAATACTTTTTGTTGCATCAGTTGCGTCAGTTTTACCGTAAATACCATCTGCATCATAGATATACACTGCTTGTTCCATATCCCTGGCAATATAATCTACCGCTGCTTGAACTTCTTGCTCGGAAGATGCTTTTGCCTGTTCCCTGCGATCTGTATCTAGAATATTGATCATGAAAGTTAGTAAGGGTGTGATCACCAAAACAGCTAAAATCATTGCGACCAATAATTCAATCAGAGTAAAACCCTGTTGTTGTTCTTTATGATTAGACTGTATTTTTATTTTGAGAAGATATGCCAGTATATATTTCATCAAGCTATTTTCCTTATATTAAACATTGTTTTATTTGCATACAAAAACACTAAATCACCGATCAATGCTTTACTGCTGACAACCACCAAAACGATCGCAGTAATCTTGATATTTGGTAGCTTTAGAAGCTATTTCTGTAGCTGTTTCAAATACAGGTGCTTGACGATCGCCTAAACCACCTGTAAAAGTAGATGATTTAGAACCACCTTGCTGAGTTTTGAGAGTTGTTCCTGTTCCTTTAAAGCCACCTGCTCTATAAACTCTCACTCCCAGTAAATAACCTTTATCTGGATCGTCAGCAGTAGCATTTGGGCTACTACGAAATGCTTGTAGAATAAAGTCTTTATTACTAGTGCTAGTGCAACCTCCGCCATCTAAATCTATGCAATACAAACTAGAAGTAGCCGTGTCTGCACAATAACCCTTAGTTGGTGAAGTACAGTTAGGTAAAGTAGCATTCGGAGCCGCAACCTGAGCAAAACCTAATCGTTGTGAGGTATATACTTTAGTAGTTGAATTTACTTCTGTTAATTGTTTAAAGTGTTTTGGTGCATCAATAGATCCAGCTCTAACTCCATCAAGGTATGCTCTAGCTGCTTGTGTTCCTGACTCTACCCTTTTCGATTGCACACGAGTCGCAACAGATAGGACAATTACAGGGGCGATCGCACTCATGAGAATAGCCACTACTACCAGGGCAATCAAAGACTCAATGATTGTAAAACCAGACTGACAATCTTCCGCAGATTTGAATTTTCTCCACTTAATTGCTAATTTAATGTGTTGATTTAATTGCTTGCGATTCATTATTTTGCCTCATTCAACCTCAGTAAACAGCACCTTATTATGGATAATTGCCAGTTGGACAACTTGCAGGACGATAACTAGCTGGAACCGCATCTTTTGACCAGGTTGTACTAGTTGATGTTGGTAATTCTTTTGCACATAACAAAGTGCTTACCCACGGATCATCTTTACCCACTTCCCGGAAAAACTCCGAAGGTGCGCCGACAGCAGGAGTTGTAAATCGTTGAGCAAACAAGTCAGGTAGCTGTGATAGTAATGCCACATCAAAACCCCAGACCCTTGTAGGAGGTGTGTAATAAGGTAATGTACCCTCTGGAGCTCCTTTATTAGTTTTATAGACGTTAAAACGGAAGTCGAAAATACTGATGTTATTGCTGGGAGCAGAACCAGTAGTAGTAAGAGTATTACTGCTTTGGGAGTTAGCTCTGGAAACTAAGATAGACGCAAACGGTGCAGTGGAATAAGAACTGCGTTTAAACTGAATAAAACTACCGCTGATAAAAGCTGTTCGACTATCCCAATTTTCCAAAAATCTTACAAAGTTATGTAAACCAGCAGATTCTTCTTCTGGACGACTAGGAGCGTTACCCCCAACAAATGCTGAGTTGAAAGTAGTATCTAATGCTCGTTGTACCCATTGGCTTTGAATTAGTACAGTACCACCTCCTACAGGTAATGTGGCAGTTCTGCCTGTGGTAACTGCGGGGGACCCTTCTGGACTATATATTTGTAAAACTGGTGCTAGGAGCGGCTGTCCTTGAAGGCTTGGAGCTTGAGCTTGAATAAATAATGGCTTATCAGTGGCATAGTCTGGATTGGTTGTGGGTGAGGCGGGAGTATGAGTGGTTCTAAACCATAATGCGGTTGGTGTTAGTGGTGTTGGTGTTGGCTTTGTATTGGCAAAGTCGCTGTATTTAGTCTCCGTAACTACACCTGATCTAATTCCAAGTGGGATTGGAAGCGTACCATCCAGTTGTAAATTGTTAATGGTAGTACCAGGAGTCAATATTCTTGAAAAAGCCACTCGACGTGGATAACGCTCATAACCTGTGTCTGGTGGTTTTGCAGTTGTACCAGAAATAAGTCGTATTAAAGAACTATTCCCATTAATATCATCGATATCTTTGGTTATTATCTCTGATGCTTTCTTTTTCACTCCATTAGTAAGAAAAACAGACCAATGGTCAGGATTATTTTGATCGCATTGCGAGGC includes:
- a CDS encoding NUDIX hydrolase — protein: MHKEGEIRVVVLGIIRDGDRIFVSKGYDPVKETTFYRAMGGGVDFGETSLIALEREFQEEIQAELKNIRYIGCLENIFTFNGKPGHEIFQVYECDFVDPKFYELETINFSEGKRQKTAVWVNINSFKSGEYRLVPEQFINYLGLAE
- a CDS encoding Tfp pilus assembly protein FimT/FimU, yielding MVNQMLLINLQNYHINKLFYSNKKYFLKNKGSIKLDSQSSGGFTLLEVLVTVLIIGILSAIAAPSWLAFTDRQRINKVNDEVFGGIQEAQREAKKTKRSYSVWFRESSGNAEYSIMPTKKPDNTDYAATDITAWKPLGGEVGVKSRKFLLRTNMTANNTAGLVTTSNSLATARKITFDYLGLLSEANLGTAPTGSDDPPGLRIVVAIPDTPNSTTPGTTKRCVIVQTLLGGMRTAKDSACNS
- the psb28 gene encoding photosystem II reaction center protein Psb28, which encodes MAEIQFSKGITEEVIPDVRLTRSRSGESGTATFFFQNPRALDATSTEEITGMYMIDEEGEIVTREVKGKFVNGKADALEALHIMKSVEEWDRFMRFMERYAEQNGLDLDQ
- the hpsC gene encoding hormogonium polysaccharide secretion pseudopilin HpsC; its protein translation is MKYILAYLLKIKIQSNHKEQQQGFTLIELLVAMILAVLVITPLLTFMINILDTDRREQAKASSEQEVQAAVDYIARDMEQAVYIYDADGIYGKTDATDATKSIRGILNQLPTPTETTKVPVLVFWKRYFLGKDQNVTVGTQNKRAGCLVTLSASVCNEQDYMLYSLVAYYLVKDNSATWNSTTARIERWEIRDGIRDLSGTITRSETINTSTQTVRYLLAPSSGFMPFNLSLEGDLKKKLGTWVKHSDPYETRGTRPTLIDFVDQTTIADGGTGIAPTCASDEQQVPRYTSTPAALQTGSFYACVNSSKYVARVFIRGNAKARFESGAKYNSENSEYFPKASIKIKGRGFLGAE
- the hpsB gene encoding hormogonium polysaccharide secretion pseudopilin HpsB, whose protein sequence is MNRKQLNQHIKLAIKWRKFKSAEDCQSGFTIIESLIALVVVAILMSAIAPVIVLSVATRVQSKRVESGTQAARAYLDGVRAGSIDAPKHFKQLTEVNSTTKVYTSQRLGFAQVAAPNATLPNCTSPTKGYCADTATSSLYCIDLDGGGCTSTSNKDFILQAFRSSPNATADDPDKGYLLGVRVYRAGGFKGTGTTLKTQQGGSKSSTFTGGLGDRQAPVFETATEIASKATKYQDYCDRFGGCQQ
- a CDS encoding DUF3531 family protein: MLVQFREINPFDVWIWLRFSNVPSQREKQFVEEAFDSWFYLGKLGAFNAENLQVQDTGLELSYMDYYQQGYQQSLKALMHNMGRFEYEGEWARCWFDLGTSDAIALDVLINALTQLSQEYVTIEELIIGGENSDWSIEDSDSRPESIYDNYDN
- the hpsE gene encoding hormogonium polysaccharide biosynthesis glycosyltransferase HpsE, producing the protein MNIDFTVAVPTYNGEKRLPELLERLKNQINTENLTWEIIIVDNNSTDNTAKLVKSYQENWQFPYQLKYLLETKQGAAHARKLAVAQAKGKFIGFLDDDNYPESNWVANAYIFGEKYPQAGAFASQIHPNWEVNPPDNFQRITPFLAITERGDMPLLYDPKANLLPPSAGLVIRQQAWLESVPETQILIGRVGGNMLAGEDLEMLAYIQKAGWEIWYNPEMEIYHQIPQWRLQRDYLIPFFRGIGLSRYVTRMARIKPWMRPFLSLAYMVNDLKRVILHLIKYRWQVKSELVAACELELFVNSFISPFYLWKRGYLK